The Narcine bancroftii isolate sNarBan1 chromosome 6, sNarBan1.hap1, whole genome shotgun sequence genome window below encodes:
- the LOC138736428 gene encoding histone H2B 1/2-like: MPDSKLASKKGAKKAVSKPTGKGGKRRRKSRKESYSIYIYKVLKQVHPDTGVSSKAMGIMNSFVSDIFERIAGEASRLAHYNKRSTISSREIQTAVRLLLPGELAKHAVSEGTKAVTKYTSSK; this comes from the coding sequence ATGCCTGACTCGAAATTAGCGTCCAAGAAGGGCGCCAAGAAAGCGGTGTCCAAGCCAACTGGCAAAGGCGGCAAGAGGCGCAGAAAGTCGAGGAAGGAGAGTTATTCCATCTACATCTACAAAGTGCTGAAGCAGGTTCACCCCGACACTGGGGTCTCCTCCAAGGCCATGGGCATCATGAACTCGTTCGTCAGCGATATTTTCGAACGCATCGCGGGCGAAGCTTCCCGCCTGGCCCATTACAACAAGAGATCGACCATCAGCTCCCGGGAGATCCAGACCGCCGTGCGCCTGCTGCTGCCCGGGGAATTGGCCAAACACGCCGTGTCGGAGGGGACAAAGGCGGTGACCAAGTACACCAGCTCCAAGTAA